A region from the Variovorax paradoxus genome encodes:
- a CDS encoding non-ribosomal peptide synthetase — translation MNAVLRPAAAAGGLIECVIPTTESQREIWLGATMSTEASLAYNESVLLHLRGPLDTEAMARAVARLVERHQALRATISPDGSCMLVGRPGEGLLEQQDLSGLLPEARTQALKAAHDDAVCTPFALEHGPLFRAVLYRLGEAEHELVMSAHHVVCDGWSWMVITEQLGHLYAEEAGNGQPLKAAPTYADFAAQEAAEAAHPDMQPHVDYWLERFAGGTLPVLELPVDHPRPAARTFHSQRTERLLDRRLVSALRSVSAKTGASLFAGLFSGFVSTLHRLTGQDDIVVGIPASGQVARDMPGLVGHCVNLLPLRVAVHGQLRFDALLSECSTTVLDAFEHQALTYGALLGKLSLQRDPSRLPLVSVAFNVDPDVASSAQTFPGIEVAQDTIARQYENFELFLNLRPLEGGLQIEAQYNTDLFDEATVQRWLDIFECVLRSAVRNPGETVGRLEVLSAEAAKELIALQPPHTPLESAPHALARFLARVPLQPERPAVRDGARVCSYAELDAESNRLARALRARGVRRGERVGLCLERSIEMVTALVAVLKAGAAYVPLDPGFPQARLEHYAKDAGLCLLLTSSDIAAAPRNWRADAAERVFEIDRHSAWQQESGEPLPPSGDDAGPDDGAYVIYTSGSTGVPKGVCARHHSVVVLLQWMQRKSGLSANDRIAAVTTLSFDMAVPDLLLPLSGGSEIVMVQREVAMDGNRLCRLLKEERITFLQATPGMWQLLLDAQWPGAPGFRGWTGGEPLRPSMAFALCERMDEFWNGYGPTETTVYSTAWLVRPDIVASRGVSIGHPVDNTEIWILDADLQPCPIGVPGEICIAGDGLALGYIDRPELTAERFVAARIFGSPKTVYRTGDRGRWRNDGLIEHLGRLDFQLKVRGYRIEPGEIEARCCEVAGVSRCVVVAREDSPGDVRLVAYLALTPGVDFELDVLMAHLREHLPAFMLPQHVVALNALPTLPNGKVDRVSLPAPQAVSRDEARRGAGPRTECERKVLATMEKVLSLPGLDMRDDFFTMGGHSLLASRLTTLLSREFQITLPLRSLFEAPTAEKLAAVVEGLQNAGAGAQAPLPCRIDRKTAPLTPSQERIRFMEDLHPDRSVYNAPAAQRLTGVFDAERFEAAFKEIIRRQPAMRTRMGTDPHTGQPAQLISESVEFSLPFIDLRDLPADQREAELAERMQELADRPIDIHRAPMLHAAVFQLDVHEHVFVFVPHHLIWDGWSFDLLQRELSAIYDAAERGRPHGLAPIATTQGDYAEWLAGWMREPSFQDQLDFWLKRFSSAPMPRLPNTDMPRRAGKSGQGGAHWIRVDLATTQQLRKVARDMDVTLSMLTFGVYALAMSRIVGSEAIVIANPVRGRQQPETEDVMGFFTNVLPVSLQVGLQQPLADFMRYVKRELLALMNYQQVPFERLMAEPSLGSRIRAVGPYQAMFSFQDARDRARRLGSLQTRQLHLMQRGATDDIGVWLMDKPHGLEGALIYNADIYLRETGAQLRDRYLELLQRVADHPEASLAELASEEGSASAAYLHKLAAVDSLRAAAPVDAPAGAARAQDTILNPEHARLAQIWASVIGIDVNDIRSSDNFFDLGGDSLLVLRAIQQAEKTLGYHVNSRRYLFENLGQIASSAHQAAEDAELADLGKLPLGNLKSAAHGEGLLSRAFGSWLRKE, via the coding sequence ATGAACGCCGTTCTTCGCCCCGCCGCCGCCGCCGGCGGCCTCATCGAATGCGTCATACCGACGACCGAATCGCAGCGCGAGATCTGGCTCGGCGCGACCATGAGCACCGAGGCCTCGCTGGCCTACAACGAATCGGTGCTGCTGCACTTGCGCGGACCGCTGGACACGGAGGCCATGGCACGTGCCGTGGCCCGGCTGGTCGAGCGCCACCAGGCGCTGCGCGCCACCATCTCGCCGGACGGCAGCTGCATGCTGGTCGGCCGGCCCGGCGAGGGCCTGCTCGAGCAGCAGGACCTCAGCGGCCTCTTGCCCGAAGCCCGCACGCAGGCGCTGAAGGCCGCGCACGACGACGCAGTGTGCACGCCCTTCGCGCTGGAGCACGGTCCGCTGTTCCGGGCGGTGCTCTACAGGCTGGGCGAGGCCGAGCATGAACTCGTCATGTCGGCCCACCACGTGGTGTGCGACGGATGGTCCTGGATGGTCATCACCGAGCAGCTCGGCCATCTCTATGCCGAGGAGGCCGGTAACGGACAGCCGCTGAAGGCCGCGCCCACCTATGCCGACTTTGCCGCGCAGGAAGCCGCCGAAGCCGCACACCCCGACATGCAGCCGCACGTGGACTACTGGCTGGAGCGCTTCGCCGGCGGCACCCTGCCGGTGCTCGAACTGCCGGTGGACCATCCGCGCCCCGCCGCGCGCACTTTCCATTCGCAGCGCACCGAGCGCCTGCTCGACCGCCGCCTGGTGAGCGCCTTGCGCTCCGTGAGCGCGAAGACCGGCGCCAGCCTGTTCGCGGGCCTGTTCAGCGGCTTCGTCAGCACGCTGCACCGGCTCACGGGGCAGGACGACATCGTGGTGGGCATTCCGGCGTCGGGCCAGGTCGCGCGCGACATGCCCGGCCTGGTGGGCCACTGCGTGAACCTGCTGCCGCTGCGCGTGGCCGTCCACGGGCAGCTTCGCTTCGATGCCCTGCTGAGCGAATGCAGCACCACGGTGCTCGACGCCTTCGAGCACCAGGCGCTCACCTATGGCGCGCTGCTGGGCAAGCTGTCGCTGCAGCGCGACCCAAGCCGGCTGCCGCTGGTGAGCGTGGCGTTCAACGTCGACCCCGACGTTGCGAGCAGCGCGCAGACCTTCCCGGGCATCGAGGTGGCGCAGGACACGATTGCGCGCCAGTACGAGAACTTCGAACTCTTCCTGAACCTTCGCCCGCTCGAGGGCGGACTGCAGATCGAGGCGCAGTACAACACCGACCTGTTCGACGAGGCCACCGTGCAGCGCTGGCTCGACATCTTCGAGTGCGTGCTTCGCTCGGCCGTGCGCAACCCGGGCGAGACGGTCGGCCGGCTCGAGGTGCTGTCGGCCGAGGCCGCGAAGGAATTGATCGCGCTGCAGCCGCCGCACACGCCGCTGGAGAGCGCGCCGCATGCGCTGGCGCGCTTCCTGGCACGCGTGCCGCTGCAGCCCGAGCGTCCCGCGGTGCGCGACGGTGCGCGGGTCTGCAGCTATGCCGAGCTCGACGCCGAGTCCAACCGCCTGGCGCGGGCGCTGCGCGCGCGCGGCGTTCGCCGCGGCGAGCGCGTGGGGCTGTGCCTGGAGCGCAGCATCGAGATGGTCACCGCGCTGGTGGCCGTGCTCAAGGCGGGCGCGGCCTATGTGCCGCTCGATCCCGGGTTTCCGCAGGCACGGCTCGAGCACTACGCCAAGGACGCCGGGCTCTGCCTGCTGCTGACCTCGTCGGACATCGCGGCGGCGCCTCGCAACTGGCGCGCCGACGCGGCCGAGCGGGTGTTCGAGATCGACCGGCACAGCGCCTGGCAGCAGGAAAGCGGCGAGCCGCTGCCGCCGAGCGGCGACGATGCCGGCCCCGACGACGGCGCCTACGTGATCTACACCTCCGGCTCCACCGGCGTGCCAAAGGGCGTGTGCGCGCGGCACCACTCGGTGGTGGTCCTGCTGCAGTGGATGCAGCGCAAATCGGGCCTGAGCGCGAACGACCGGATCGCCGCGGTGACCACCCTGTCCTTCGACATGGCGGTGCCGGACCTGCTGCTGCCGCTGTCGGGGGGCTCCGAGATCGTGATGGTGCAGCGCGAGGTGGCCATGGACGGCAACCGCCTGTGCCGGCTGCTCAAGGAAGAGCGCATCACCTTCCTGCAGGCCACGCCCGGCATGTGGCAGCTGCTGCTCGACGCCCAGTGGCCCGGCGCGCCCGGCTTCCGCGGCTGGACCGGCGGCGAGCCGCTGCGCCCCAGCATGGCGTTCGCGCTGTGCGAGCGCATGGACGAGTTCTGGAACGGCTACGGGCCGACCGAGACCACCGTGTACTCCACGGCCTGGCTGGTGCGGCCGGACATCGTCGCCTCGCGCGGCGTGTCGATCGGGCACCCGGTCGACAACACCGAGATCTGGATCCTCGATGCCGACCTGCAGCCCTGCCCGATCGGCGTGCCGGGCGAGATCTGCATCGCGGGCGATGGCCTGGCGCTGGGCTACATCGACCGTCCCGAACTCACGGCCGAGCGCTTCGTCGCCGCCCGCATCTTCGGCAGCCCGAAGACGGTGTACCGCACCGGCGACCGCGGCCGCTGGCGCAACGACGGGCTCATCGAGCACCTGGGCCGGCTCGACTTCCAGCTCAAGGTACGGGGCTACCGCATCGAGCCCGGCGAGATCGAGGCGCGCTGCTGCGAAGTGGCCGGCGTGTCGCGCTGCGTGGTGGTGGCGCGCGAAGACAGCCCCGGCGATGTCCGGCTGGTGGCCTACCTTGCGCTGACCCCGGGCGTCGACTTCGAGCTCGACGTGCTGATGGCGCACCTGCGCGAGCACCTGCCGGCCTTCATGCTGCCGCAGCACGTGGTGGCACTGAACGCGCTGCCCACGCTGCCCAACGGCAAGGTCGACCGCGTCTCGCTGCCCGCGCCGCAGGCGGTGTCGCGCGACGAGGCGCGGCGCGGCGCCGGCCCGCGCACCGAATGCGAACGCAAGGTGCTCGCCACCATGGAAAAGGTGCTGAGCCTGCCGGGCCTGGACATGCGCGACGACTTCTTCACGATGGGCGGCCATTCGCTGCTGGCCTCGCGCCTGACCACGCTCTTGAGCCGCGAATTCCAGATCACGCTGCCGCTGCGCTCGCTGTTCGAGGCGCCCACGGCCGAAAAGCTGGCCGCCGTGGTCGAGGGCCTGCAGAACGCGGGCGCCGGTGCGCAGGCACCGCTGCCCTGCCGCATCGATCGCAAGACGGCACCGCTGACGCCATCGCAGGAGCGCATCCGCTTCATGGAAGACCTGCACCCGGACCGCTCGGTCTACAACGCGCCCGCGGCCCAGCGCCTGACCGGCGTCTTCGATGCGGAGCGCTTCGAGGCCGCGTTCAAGGAAATCATCCGCCGCCAGCCCGCGATGCGCACCCGCATGGGCACCGATCCGCACACGGGCCAGCCGGCCCAGCTGATTTCGGAGTCGGTGGAATTCTCGCTGCCCTTCATCGACCTGCGCGACCTGCCGGCCGACCAGCGCGAAGCCGAGCTGGCCGAGCGCATGCAGGAGCTCGCCGACCGGCCGATCGACATCCACCGTGCGCCGATGCTGCATGCCGCGGTGTTCCAGCTCGACGTGCATGAGCATGTGTTCGTGTTCGTGCCGCACCACCTGATCTGGGACGGCTGGTCCTTCGACCTGCTGCAGCGCGAGCTCTCCGCCATCTACGACGCGGCCGAGCGCGGGCGGCCCCACGGCCTGGCGCCGATCGCCACCACGCAGGGCGACTATGCGGAATGGCTGGCCGGCTGGATGAGGGAGCCGTCGTTCCAGGACCAGCTCGACTTCTGGCTCAAGCGCTTCTCGAGCGCGCCGATGCCGCGCCTGCCCAACACCGACATGCCGCGCCGCGCGGGCAAGAGCGGCCAGGGCGGCGCCCACTGGATCCGCGTCGATCTGGCCACCACGCAGCAGCTGCGCAAGGTCGCGCGCGACATGGACGTGACGCTCAGCATGCTGACCTTCGGCGTCTACGCGCTCGCCATGAGCCGCATCGTAGGTTCCGAGGCGATCGTCATCGCGAACCCGGTGCGCGGCCGGCAGCAGCCCGAGACCGAGGACGTGATGGGCTTCTTCACCAACGTGCTGCCGGTGTCGCTGCAGGTCGGCCTGCAACAGCCGCTCGCGGACTTCATGCGCTATGTGAAGCGCGAGCTGCTCGCGCTGATGAACTACCAGCAGGTGCCGTTCGAGCGCCTGATGGCGGAGCCCTCGCTGGGCTCGCGCATCAGGGCGGTCGGGCCTTACCAGGCGATGTTCTCGTTCCAGGACGCACGCGACCGCGCGCGCCGGCTCGGCAGCCTGCAGACGCGGCAACTGCACCTGATGCAGCGTGGCGCCACCGACGACATCGGCGTGTGGCTGATGGACAAGCCGCACGGGCTGGAAGGCGCGCTGATCTACAACGCGGACATCTACCTGCGCGAGACCGGGGCGCAGCTGCGCGACCGCTATCTCGAACTGCTGCAGCGGGTGGCCGATCATCCCGAGGCCTCGCTGGCCGAGCTTGCGAGCGAAGAAGGCTCCGCCAGCGCCGCCTACCTGCACAAGCTCGCCGCCGTCGATTCGCTCAGGGCTGCGGCGCCGGTGGATGCGCCGGCCGGCGCGGCCAGGGCGCAGGACACCATCCTGAACCCCGAGCATGCGCGGCTCGCGCAGATCTGGGCCTCCGTGATCGGGATCGATGTCAACGACATCCGCTCGAGCGACAACTTCTTCGACCTCGGCGGAGATTCGCTGCTCGTGCTGCGTGCGATCCAGCAGGCCGAGAAGACGCTGGGCTACCACGTGAATTCGCGCCGCTACCTGTTCGAGAACCTCGGGCAGATCGCCTCGTCCGCGCACCAGGCCGCGGAGGACGCCGAGCTCGCGGATCTCGGCAAGCTGCCGCTCGGCAACCTGAAGAGCGCGGCGCATGGCGAGGGCCTGCTGAGCCGCGCCTTCGGCAGCTGGCTGCGCAAGGAGTGA